Proteins from a single region of Barnesiella propionica:
- a CDS encoding LTA synthase family protein encodes MKRFILSVLYLLSLHVSGLVLLTLFRLITFIENYHSIIPEFRHDGWLQSIAFVRGIWFDNVVGCYILLLPLVVACVASLFQYYGKRLYAGISVYFMVMYAVTFAVSAANIPYFEYFFKNINSSIFNWMDYGGTTFGMIFGESSFYLPILYFLITSVGFVFIALWEKRLYFKRIDRITSVPRVRPVILGTQFICSVFLIGLCVFGIRGRTGYNPIKVSAAYYCNDPFLNQLGINPTFNLLNSTLDDRRAENRYLSLMPEKEAIEKVCKYLAVSSFYPDYPLMRKIDASGKPLQANVVLIFMESMSANFMAAFGQTQGLTPNLDSLYRHSLSFNRFYSAGIHTNHGLYATLYSYPAIMKRNAMKGSVIPLYSGLPTVLKDNGYTNLFFMTHESQYDNMNAFLRTNGYDEIYSQENYPKEKVVNSFGVQDDFLFEYALPVLNEKADGKSPFFATLLTISNHPPYVIPSYFHPHSKDPEMQIVEYADWSIGKFMEEAEKQPWFDNTIFVFVGDHGKKVGDPDCEMPQSYNHIPLMIYSRLLPNGQKDCFGGQVDIAPTLLGLLNISYVRNNFGVDLLNEERPCMFFTADNMIGCRDREHFYIYSPESKQEFYYLEDNNKLVAAGERKNDGEFAYLRDYCFSMLQAAESLVRAGKTTDKIE; translated from the coding sequence ATGAAAAGGTTTATACTCTCTGTCCTTTATTTGTTGTCTTTGCATGTTTCGGGACTTGTCCTGCTGACGTTGTTCCGCCTGATTACTTTTATAGAAAATTATCATAGTATTATTCCGGAATTCAGGCATGACGGATGGCTGCAATCAATAGCTTTTGTTCGTGGAATATGGTTCGATAATGTGGTTGGGTGCTATATATTGCTGCTTCCGCTCGTTGTCGCGTGTGTAGCTTCCTTGTTTCAATATTACGGTAAAAGACTGTATGCCGGAATATCGGTCTATTTTATGGTAATGTATGCTGTAACTTTTGCGGTATCGGCTGCCAATATTCCTTATTTCGAATATTTTTTCAAAAATATAAATTCATCTATTTTTAATTGGATGGATTATGGAGGAACGACCTTCGGAATGATATTCGGTGAATCCTCCTTTTATCTTCCTATTCTTTATTTTTTAATAACATCCGTGGGGTTTGTGTTTATAGCATTGTGGGAGAAGAGGTTATATTTTAAACGTATAGATAGGATCACATCTGTCCCAAGAGTGCGGCCTGTCATTTTGGGAACCCAGTTTATTTGTTCCGTTTTCCTTATCGGTCTTTGTGTTTTCGGCATAAGGGGACGTACAGGTTATAATCCCATTAAAGTAAGTGCTGCATATTATTGCAACGATCCGTTCCTGAACCAACTGGGTATTAATCCTACATTCAATTTATTGAACAGTACATTGGATGACCGGAGGGCCGAGAATCGTTATTTGTCATTGATGCCCGAGAAAGAAGCGATAGAGAAGGTGTGTAAATACTTGGCCGTTAGCAGTTTTTATCCGGACTATCCGTTGATGCGTAAAATAGATGCTTCTGGAAAACCTTTGCAAGCGAACGTTGTGTTGATATTTATGGAATCCATGTCGGCTAATTTTATGGCAGCGTTTGGACAAACACAGGGACTGACTCCCAATCTGGACAGTCTGTACCGGCATTCATTGAGCTTTAACCGGTTTTATTCAGCCGGAATTCACACGAATCACGGTCTTTATGCCACGCTTTATTCATATCCAGCTATTATGAAGCGGAACGCGATGAAAGGTTCGGTCATACCTCTTTATTCGGGTTTACCTACCGTATTGAAGGATAACGGATATACCAACCTGTTCTTTATGACGCATGAGTCGCAGTATGATAATATGAATGCTTTTCTCCGTACCAACGGCTATGATGAAATATATTCACAGGAAAATTATCCGAAAGAAAAAGTCGTTAATAGTTTTGGAGTACAGGATGATTTTTTGTTTGAGTATGCTCTTCCGGTACTGAATGAAAAAGCTGACGGAAAGTCTCCTTTTTTCGCGACATTGCTTACTATAAGTAATCATCCTCCCTATGTGATCCCTTCTTATTTCCATCCGCACAGCAAAGACCCTGAAATGCAGATAGTGGAATATGCCGACTGGTCTATCGGTAAGTTTATGGAAGAAGCGGAGAAACAACCGTGGTTCGATAATACTATTTTTGTTTTTGTGGGCGATCATGGTAAAAAAGTGGGTGATCCCGATTGTGAAATGCCGCAATCTTATAATCATATACCGTTGATGATATACTCCCGTCTGCTTCCTAATGGACAGAAGGATTGTTTTGGAGGGCAAGTAGATATTGCTCCTACGTTGTTGGGGCTATTGAATATAAGTTATGTCCGGAATAATTTCGGAGTAGATTTGTTGAATGAAGAACGTCCGTGTATGTTCTTTACGGCCGATAATATGATAGGATGCAGGGATCGCGAACATTTCTATATTTATTCTCCCGAGAGCAAACAAGAATTTTATTATCTTGAAGATAATAATAAACTGGTGGCTGCGGGAGAACGGAAAAACGATGGGGAGTTCGCCTATTTGAGAGATTATTGCTTTTCGATGCTGCAAGCTGCCGAGAGTCTGGTAAGGGCCGGAAAAACGACCGATAAGATAGAATAA
- a CDS encoding DMT family transporter gives MNREKIKGHAAMLVASVIFGLNIPVSKSIMINGWISSTGLTYLRMFVATIVFWLISLFFPREPVTRRDMFILFFGGILGILLNQGSFIIGLGYTSPIDAGLIVTVSPVLVMLLSAMVLKEPVTLKKTGGVFLGGAGAIIIILSGASGVHSAGSNPLLGNLLCLSGALFYSVYLIITKPIMQRYTPITLMKWMFLYSALLSMPFGLPEILGARAFTAETQISVLLRLGYITLLATFFTFFLIPVALKRIRPTTVSMYNYVQPLVASIAAILAGQDALTWEKPVAAACIFAGVYMVTQSKSRADVLREKTESNR, from the coding sequence ATGAATCGGGAAAAAATCAAAGGACATGCGGCCATGCTGGTCGCTTCAGTTATTTTCGGTCTCAACATACCTGTCAGTAAAAGTATTATGATAAACGGCTGGATAAGCAGCACGGGACTTACTTATTTACGTATGTTTGTCGCTACTATCGTTTTCTGGTTGATATCCCTGTTCTTTCCCCGGGAACCTGTCACGCGCCGGGATATGTTTATTCTTTTTTTCGGAGGAATTTTAGGGATTCTGTTGAATCAGGGCAGCTTTATCATCGGGCTCGGATATACGTCGCCTATAGATGCAGGACTTATCGTGACCGTATCGCCCGTACTGGTGATGTTGCTTTCGGCCATGGTGCTGAAAGAACCTGTTACATTAAAAAAAACGGGCGGAGTATTTTTGGGAGGTGCCGGTGCCATAATTATAATACTCTCGGGTGCGTCGGGTGTCCATAGTGCAGGTAGCAATCCGTTGCTGGGTAATCTGTTGTGTCTTTCCGGAGCTTTGTTTTATTCTGTTTATCTCATCATCACCAAACCTATAATGCAGCGATATACTCCTATTACGCTTATGAAATGGATGTTTTTGTATTCGGCTCTTTTGTCCATGCCTTTCGGGCTTCCCGAAATTCTTGGGGCACGTGCCTTTACCGCTGAAACACAAATCTCGGTGTTGCTGCGTTTGGGTTATATTACTTTGTTAGCTACGTTTTTCACATTTTTTCTTATTCCGGTAGCATTAAAACGTATACGCCCCACAACCGTAAGTATGTATAATTATGTGCAACCGCTGGTGGCTTCAATTGCTGCTATACTGGCAGGCCAGGATGCTCTTACGTGGGAGAAGCCGGTAGCTGCGGCCTGTATATTCGCCGGGGTGTATATGGTTACGCAAAGCAAGTCCAGGGCGGATGTATTGAGAGAAAAGACGGAAAGCAACCGGTAA
- a CDS encoding asparaginase, whose product MKNNLTSVLIIYTGGTIGMAENKTTGILEPFNFHHLLDNVPELRQLGFSISTIQFEPPIDSSEVEPDSWIKIVHIIADNYNLFDGFVVLHGTDTMAYTASALSFMLENLGKPVILTGSQLPIGMLRTDGKENLITAIEIAAAKENGQPLVPEVCIFFENHLMRGNRTTKISAENFSAFRSTNYPSLAHAGVHIRYYDNVIYRHASHKPLRPHYLMDSNVVILKLFPGISELTVRSILNIPGLKGVVLETFGSGNAPTKEWFLGLMKEAVNKGIVIVNVTQCRGGGVQMKRYGTGNKLLEAGVVSGYDSTTEAAVTKLMFLFGHKLSTQEVKDNMNCSLIGEITIPEEER is encoded by the coding sequence ATGAAAAACAATCTAACTTCGGTTCTCATCATATATACAGGCGGTACTATAGGTATGGCGGAAAATAAGACAACAGGTATTCTGGAGCCTTTCAACTTCCACCACCTGCTCGATAACGTACCCGAATTACGGCAACTCGGTTTCTCCATATCTACGATCCAATTCGAACCTCCCATAGATTCTTCGGAAGTAGAGCCGGATTCCTGGATAAAGATTGTACACATCATTGCAGATAACTATAATTTGTTCGACGGTTTTGTCGTACTTCACGGTACCGACACAATGGCTTACACTGCATCCGCACTCAGTTTCATGCTGGAAAACCTGGGCAAACCGGTTATTCTCACCGGTTCACAACTACCTATCGGCATGTTAAGAACGGACGGAAAAGAGAATCTTATCACGGCTATCGAAATAGCAGCCGCCAAAGAAAACGGACAACCGCTGGTCCCCGAAGTCTGCATCTTTTTCGAGAACCACCTGATGAGAGGAAACCGGACGACAAAAATAAGCGCGGAGAATTTTAGCGCATTCCGTTCGACCAATTACCCTTCTTTAGCACATGCCGGCGTACATATAAGATATTACGATAATGTCATATACCGTCATGCCTCTCATAAACCTTTACGGCCTCATTATCTCATGGATTCGAATGTAGTTATCCTGAAGCTGTTCCCGGGCATATCGGAACTGACAGTACGTTCTATTCTTAATATTCCGGGACTTAAAGGTGTCGTACTGGAAACATTCGGTTCCGGTAACGCCCCGACTAAAGAATGGTTTCTTGGACTCATGAAGGAAGCTGTAAATAAAGGGATTGTCATAGTGAATGTAACTCAGTGCAGGGGGGGAGGCGTGCAGATGAAACGATACGGAACAGGAAATAAGCTATTAGAAGCCGGAGTGGTAAGCGGATATGACAGCACTACGGAAGCAGCCGTAACGAAGCTCATGTTCCTGTTCGGCCATAAACTTTCGACCCAAGAAGTTAAAGACAACATGAACTGCTCGCTGATAGGAGAAATCACTATACCGGAAGAAGAAAGATGA
- the thrA gene encoding bifunctional aspartate kinase/homoserine dehydrogenase I produces MKVLKFGGTSVGSVESLYNVKKIVEGCEEPVIVVVSALGGITDRLITAAKLAGNGDKTYRDEFDFIVKRHADVIAGIVPDEYKDEVRTVTGSLLEELGNIYKGVCLIKDLSTKTLDTIVSYGERISSVIVSRIISGARHYDSRNFIKTEKQFGKHIVDFELTNRLVRETFVDCPRVALVPGFISSDRDSGDVTNLGRGGSDYTAAILAAALSASRLEIWTDVDGFMTADPRVINSAYVIEHLSFTEAMELCNFGAKVIYPPTIYPVFHKNIPIAIKNTFNPEAPGTSITEEQSSAEGKAIKGISSINDTCLLTLSGLGMVGVIGINSRIFNALAKSGVSVFLVSQASSENNTSFAVRNADAELAVKVLNEEFALEIETGEISGVSAEKDLATVAIVGENMKHTPGIAGKLFNTLGRNGINVIACAQGASETNISFVIELNSLRKALNVIHDSFFLSDAQVLNLFVVGVGTVGRDLLHQIKKQQQNLLENKALRLRLVGVANSRKCVFSRDGIDIEHYKEALEASDIIATPERICQEVIKMNIFNSVFVDCTASSEVASMYGKLLSHNISVVAANKIAASSNYKNYAELKKTARKRDVKYLFETNVGAGLPIINTINNLINSGDRILKIEAVVSGTLNYIFNILSEDVPLSEAIRRAQEAGYSEPDPRVDLSGQDVIRKLVILAREAGYVVEQSDVKRNLFIPEEYFEGTQEEFWKKIPELDAGFEEKRKAVAAEGKQFRFVARLENGETEVGLQAVDNRHPFYLLEGSNNVILITTERYKEYPMVIKGYGAGAVVTAAGVFADIISIANIR; encoded by the coding sequence ATGAAAGTATTGAAATTCGGTGGAACATCAGTGGGTTCCGTAGAAAGTCTGTATAATGTTAAAAAGATAGTTGAAGGTTGCGAAGAGCCTGTGATCGTTGTAGTGTCTGCTTTAGGTGGAATTACCGACAGGCTTATTACCGCTGCGAAATTGGCGGGTAACGGAGATAAAACTTATCGGGATGAATTTGATTTTATTGTAAAGCGTCATGCCGATGTGATAGCCGGTATCGTCCCGGACGAATATAAGGACGAAGTGAGAACGGTTACAGGTTCTTTACTGGAAGAGCTGGGGAATATATATAAGGGAGTTTGTCTTATCAAAGACCTTTCGACAAAAACTCTGGATACTATAGTAAGTTACGGAGAACGTATTTCCTCCGTTATCGTCAGTCGTATCATATCAGGAGCCAGGCATTATGATTCCCGTAATTTTATTAAGACTGAAAAACAATTCGGAAAACATATCGTCGATTTTGAATTAACGAACCGGCTTGTCCGCGAAACATTCGTAGATTGTCCTCGTGTCGCTCTCGTACCGGGATTTATATCTTCGGACAGGGATAGTGGCGATGTTACGAATCTCGGACGCGGAGGTTCCGATTATACGGCAGCGATTCTTGCTGCTGCTTTATCTGCTTCGCGTCTGGAAATATGGACCGATGTCGACGGCTTTATGACGGCCGATCCCCGCGTGATAAATTCGGCTTATGTGATAGAGCATCTTTCGTTTACCGAAGCTATGGAGCTTTGTAATTTCGGAGCTAAAGTCATCTATCCGCCTACTATTTATCCCGTATTTCACAAGAATATTCCTATTGCCATTAAAAATACGTTCAATCCCGAAGCTCCCGGTACTTCTATTACCGAAGAGCAGTCTTCTGCTGAAGGCAAAGCAATTAAAGGAATATCGTCCATTAATGATACATGCCTTCTGACTCTTTCGGGATTGGGTATGGTAGGAGTAATAGGTATCAATTCCCGTATATTCAATGCTCTTGCCAAGTCGGGAGTGAGCGTATTTCTTGTATCTCAGGCATCGTCGGAGAACAATACTTCGTTTGCGGTACGTAATGCCGATGCCGAGCTTGCCGTAAAGGTTCTTAACGAAGAATTTGCTCTGGAAATAGAGACGGGAGAGATAAGCGGTGTGAGCGCCGAAAAGGATCTGGCTACCGTAGCAATCGTCGGAGAAAATATGAAACATACGCCCGGTATTGCAGGAAAGTTGTTCAATACTCTGGGACGTAACGGTATCAATGTGATTGCATGTGCCCAGGGAGCGTCTGAAACGAATATATCGTTTGTGATCGAGTTGAACAGCCTGCGTAAAGCATTGAATGTTATTCATGACTCTTTTTTTCTGTCCGATGCTCAAGTACTTAACCTGTTCGTTGTAGGAGTAGGAACCGTAGGTCGTGATTTATTACATCAGATAAAGAAACAGCAACAGAATCTACTGGAAAATAAAGCTTTGCGGTTACGTCTGGTCGGGGTGGCCAATTCGCGTAAATGTGTTTTTTCCCGGGACGGCATAGATATAGAACATTATAAGGAAGCTCTGGAAGCTTCCGATATAATTGCAACACCCGAGCGTATATGCCAGGAGGTGATTAAAATGAATATTTTCAATTCCGTATTCGTAGATTGTACGGCCAGTAGCGAAGTCGCTTCCATGTACGGAAAATTACTTAGTCATAATATATCGGTTGTTGCGGCCAACAAGATCGCTGCTTCTTCCAATTATAAGAATTATGCAGAGTTGAAGAAGACCGCCCGGAAACGGGATGTGAAGTATCTGTTCGAAACAAACGTAGGTGCCGGGCTGCCCATTATCAATACGATTAATAATCTGATAAACAGTGGAGACAGAATTCTTAAAATAGAAGCTGTCGTGTCTGGTACATTGAATTATATTTTTAATATCCTGAGCGAAGATGTACCACTGAGTGAAGCAATACGCAGGGCGCAGGAAGCGGGATACAGCGAACCTGACCCCAGAGTGGACTTGAGCGGTCAGGATGTAATACGTAAATTGGTTATTCTGGCCCGTGAAGCCGGATATGTGGTGGAGCAAAGCGATGTGAAGCGTAATCTGTTCATTCCGGAAGAATATTTTGAGGGAACCCAGGAAGAGTTTTGGAAAAAAATACCGGAATTGGATGCCGGTTTCGAAGAGAAACGTAAGGCGGTAGCAGCAGAGGGCAAGCAATTCCGTTTTGTCGCCCGCTTGGAAAACGGTGAGACTGAGGTGGGTTTGCAGGCTGTCGATAACCGACATCCGTTCTATTTACTGGAAGGAAGTAATAATGTGATTCTTATTACGACAGAACGGTATAAAGAATATCCGATGGTTATTAAAGGATATGGTGCGGGAGCTGTGGTAACGGCGGCAGGGGTATTTGCCGATATTATCAGTATTGCTAATATTCGTTGA
- a CDS encoding exodeoxyribonuclease III, whose amino-acid sequence MKIITYNVNGIRAALGKGLIEWIREEKPDILCLQETKAQPEQVPVGELEELGYHCYFFSAQKKGYSGVAIFTLQKPDHVEYGMGIPEYDNEGRFLRADFGKLSVASIYHPSGTSGDERQAFKMQWLEDFQTYVKELKKTRKYLILCGDYNICHEAIDIHDPVRNATNSGFLPEEREWMSRFLKDGYIDTFRYFYPEATSRYTWWSYRFNARSNNKGWRIDYCMATRETEPLLRDAAILPEVCHSDHCPAVLEIENF is encoded by the coding sequence ATGAAAATCATCACATACAACGTAAACGGCATACGGGCCGCATTAGGCAAAGGTCTTATTGAATGGATAAGGGAAGAAAAGCCCGACATACTTTGCCTGCAGGAAACTAAAGCGCAACCGGAACAAGTTCCGGTCGGAGAGCTGGAAGAGCTGGGATATCATTGTTACTTTTTTTCCGCACAGAAAAAAGGGTATAGCGGTGTAGCCATATTTACTCTGCAAAAACCCGACCATGTAGAATATGGAATGGGAATACCGGAATATGATAATGAGGGACGTTTCTTACGTGCCGATTTCGGAAAACTTTCCGTTGCCAGCATTTATCATCCTTCGGGAACAAGCGGAGACGAACGTCAAGCTTTCAAAATGCAATGGCTCGAAGATTTCCAGACGTACGTAAAAGAGCTGAAAAAGACCCGTAAGTATCTGATCCTTTGCGGAGATTATAACATATGCCACGAAGCTATCGACATTCACGATCCTGTACGGAATGCCACAAACAGCGGCTTTCTTCCTGAAGAGAGGGAGTGGATGAGCCGTTTTCTGAAGGACGGTTATATAGATACGTTCAGATATTTCTATCCGGAAGCGACATCACGGTACACCTGGTGGAGTTATCGTTTCAATGCAAGATCCAACAATAAAGGATGGCGTATAGACTATTGCATGGCAACCCGGGAGACAGAACCGCTGCTACGAGACGCTGCAATCTTGCCGGAGGTTTGCCACAGCGACCATTGTCCTGCCGTACTGGAAATAGAGAACTTCTGA
- a CDS encoding cofactor-independent phosphoglycerate mutase, whose amino-acid sequence MKYIIVLGDGMADEPIEMLGNKTPIQAAETPAMDWLAAHGRCGRLTTVPAGYAPGSEIANMALLGYDLDKVFEGRGSLEAASMGVDIAPGEMAMRCNLICIEDGIIKNHSAGHISSEESAELIGYLQEELGGKDVNFFHGVSYRHLLKVKGGNKQLDCTPPHDVPGTPADKVMIKSLLPEALETAERLNMLIRRSQEILPLHPVNLKRKAEGKDMANSIWPWSPGYKPKMKTLSEHYGLNSGVVISAVDLIRGIGVYAGLTPVLVEGATGLYDTNYEGKVEAAIEALRFHDFVYLHIEASDEAGHEGNVLLKKKTVENLDRRVLKRLIEATHEMDEPVAIALLPDHPTPCRMRTHTSSPVPFIIYKPGVEPDAVQVYDEYSVEGGSYGLLKGDEFIRAFLGKENEG is encoded by the coding sequence ATGAAATATATAATAGTATTGGGAGACGGGATGGCCGACGAGCCTATCGAAATGCTGGGAAACAAAACGCCGATACAGGCTGCGGAGACGCCGGCTATGGACTGGTTGGCAGCTCATGGCCGTTGCGGTCGTCTGACAACGGTTCCTGCAGGGTATGCTCCCGGTAGTGAAATAGCTAATATGGCTTTGCTCGGATATGATCTGGACAAGGTATTCGAAGGCCGGGGCTCTTTAGAAGCTGCCAGTATGGGGGTCGATATCGCTCCGGGAGAAATGGCGATGAGGTGTAATCTCATCTGCATCGAAGACGGAATTATAAAGAATCATTCGGCCGGGCATATTTCAAGTGAGGAATCGGCGGAACTAATCGGATATCTGCAAGAGGAACTGGGAGGAAAAGATGTGAATTTCTTTCATGGGGTTTCATACCGGCATTTGCTTAAAGTGAAAGGAGGTAATAAACAGTTGGACTGCACCCCTCCCCATGATGTCCCGGGTACGCCGGCGGATAAAGTAATGATAAAATCTTTGCTCCCGGAAGCTTTGGAAACCGCCGAACGTTTGAATATGCTCATACGTCGCTCGCAGGAAATATTGCCGTTACACCCGGTAAATTTGAAACGCAAAGCCGAAGGCAAGGATATGGCGAATAGCATATGGCCGTGGTCTCCGGGATATAAACCGAAAATGAAAACTTTGTCCGAGCATTACGGATTGAATAGCGGAGTGGTTATTTCGGCTGTAGACCTTATACGGGGTATCGGCGTATATGCCGGACTTACTCCTGTTCTTGTAGAAGGTGCTACCGGATTGTACGATACAAATTACGAAGGTAAGGTAGAAGCAGCCATTGAGGCACTCAGGTTCCATGATTTTGTTTACCTGCATATAGAAGCGAGTGACGAGGCCGGACATGAAGGAAATGTCCTGTTAAAGAAAAAGACGGTGGAGAATCTGGACCGTCGTGTCCTGAAAAGATTGATTGAGGCGACGCATGAGATGGATGAACCGGTAGCGATAGCTCTTTTACCAGACCATCCTACGCCTTGCCGTATGCGGACTCATACCAGTAGCCCTGTGCCTTTTATTATCTATAAACCCGGAGTAGAACCCGATGCCGTGCAGGTATATGATGAATATAGCGTGGAGGGAGGTTCGTATGGTTTATTAAAAGGAGATGAGTTTATCCGGGCGTTTTTGGGGAAAGAAAATGAAGGGTAG
- a CDS encoding glucosaminidase domain-containing protein: MSRFKIFTTLFLIVLLSGSSLYAQQKNKLYLNYIEQYKDIAVRHQKEHGIPASITLAQGLLESGAGRSTLALKSNNHFGIKCHSGWKGGRTYHDDDAKGECFRAYRDPKDSYEDHARFLKKKRYAPLFELKITDYRGWAKGLKECGYATDKAYASKLIQTIELYELYEYDRPRKNKREKESSKKELPVGYKPHQVYRSWGLLYVEAREGDEMEMIAKELGFNVKKLYKFNEIPKGFPVSAGDIIYLEKKNKKAEKGYDTYTVRCGDSMHSISQKFGMQMKSLYKLNKKDGDYVPSEGDILKLR, from the coding sequence ATGAGCCGTTTTAAAATTTTCACCACATTGTTCCTGATTGTCTTACTGAGTGGTTCCTCCTTGTACGCACAACAAAAGAATAAATTATATCTTAATTATATTGAACAGTATAAGGATATTGCTGTCCGCCATCAAAAGGAACACGGCATTCCGGCAAGTATCACATTGGCCCAGGGATTATTGGAGTCGGGTGCTGGACGCAGTACTTTGGCTCTTAAATCCAACAATCATTTCGGGATCAAATGCCATAGCGGATGGAAAGGAGGCCGCACCTATCATGATGATGATGCGAAAGGCGAGTGCTTCAGAGCCTATAGAGATCCGAAAGATTCTTATGAAGATCATGCCCGGTTTCTGAAGAAAAAAAGATATGCTCCGCTATTCGAATTAAAGATTACCGATTACAGGGGATGGGCAAAGGGGCTTAAAGAGTGCGGTTATGCCACCGATAAAGCATATGCCAGTAAACTGATACAAACGATAGAATTATACGAGCTCTACGAATATGACCGCCCGCGGAAGAATAAACGTGAAAAAGAATCCTCCAAAAAGGAATTGCCTGTAGGTTATAAGCCCCATCAGGTTTATCGTTCCTGGGGGTTGCTGTATGTGGAAGCCAGGGAAGGAGATGAGATGGAAATGATAGCCAAAGAACTGGGCTTTAATGTGAAGAAATTGTATAAGTTTAATGAAATTCCAAAAGGTTTTCCCGTTTCGGCCGGAGATATAATTTACCTGGAAAAAAAGAACAAGAAAGCAGAAAAAGGATATGATACTTATACGGTACGTTGCGGGGACTCTATGCACAGTATATCACAGAAATTCGGAATGCAGATGAAGTCCTTATATAAATTAAATAAGAAAGACGGAGACTATGTTCCGTCTGAAGGTGATATACTGAAGTTGAGATAA
- the thrC gene encoding threonine synthase produces MKYYSTNKNSESVSLRDAVIKGLAPDKGLYMPEVIKQLPPAFFHNMKEMSLREISFIVAEAFFGEDVDAGDLKKLVDETLNFDIPLVKVSDRIYSLELFHGPTLAFKDVGARFMARLLGYFMNRESRQTVNVLVATSGDTGSAVANGFLDVPGIKVYVLYPKDKVSKIQEMQFATLGKNITALEVDGTFDDCQSLVKKAFLDKELNEAVKLTSANSINVARFLPQSFYYFYAYAQLAKEQKDPENLVFSVPSGNFGNITAGLFAKRMGLPVKRFIAANNRNDIFLQYLRTGRYEPRPSVTTIANAMDVGDPSNFARVLDLYGSYEAICKDVSGASYTDEQIRETLARVLKVDGYLLDPHGTCGYRALEEGLQPDETGIFLETAHPSKFLETVESITGAQVVIPLRLQEFMLGSKQSLSMPVDFGAFKHFLMNQNK; encoded by the coding sequence ATGAAATATTACAGTACAAACAAAAATTCGGAAAGCGTATCGCTCCGTGATGCCGTGATTAAAGGACTGGCTCCTGATAAGGGATTGTATATGCCGGAAGTTATCAAACAGCTTCCTCCGGCCTTTTTTCATAATATGAAAGAAATGTCTTTGCGCGAGATATCTTTTATAGTGGCAGAAGCTTTTTTCGGAGAAGATGTGGATGCCGGTGACTTGAAAAAACTGGTGGATGAGACGCTTAATTTCGATATCCCTTTAGTTAAGGTGAGCGACCGTATCTACAGTCTCGAACTGTTTCATGGTCCTACATTGGCTTTTAAAGACGTAGGCGCCAGGTTTATGGCCCGGTTACTGGGGTATTTTATGAACCGGGAATCCCGGCAAACCGTGAATGTGCTGGTAGCTACTTCCGGAGATACGGGGAGTGCGGTGGCAAATGGTTTTCTGGATGTGCCCGGCATCAAAGTTTATGTTTTGTATCCAAAAGATAAAGTCAGCAAGATACAGGAAATGCAATTCGCTACTTTAGGTAAAAATATTACTGCGCTTGAAGTGGACGGAACTTTCGATGACTGCCAGTCACTGGTGAAAAAAGCGTTTTTGGATAAAGAATTGAACGAGGCTGTTAAACTTACTTCTGCGAATTCTATCAATGTCGCTCGTTTCCTGCCGCAGTCCTTTTATTATTTTTATGCATATGCACAACTGGCGAAAGAACAAAAAGATCCTGAAAACCTGGTATTCAGTGTACCTAGCGGGAATTTCGGAAATATTACGGCCGGTCTTTTTGCCAAACGTATGGGGTTGCCTGTAAAACGTTTTATCGCAGCTAATAACCGCAACGATATATTTTTGCAATATCTGCGTACGGGGAGATATGAGCCCCGCCCTTCCGTGACGACCATAGCCAACGCCATGGATGTGGGAGATCCCAGTAATTTTGCCCGGGTACTCGACCTGTATGGCTCGTACGAGGCCATCTGTAAAGATGTGAGTGGGGCAAGTTATACGGACGAACAGATAAGGGAAACACTGGCGCGTGTATTGAAAGTGGACGGGTATTTGTTGGATCCCCATGGTACTTGCGGATATCGGGCTTTGGAAGAAGGTTTACAGCCGGATGAGACCGGAATTTTCCTGGAGACAGCCCATCCTTCTAAATTTCTGGAAACCGTCGAATCCATTACCGGAGCGCAGGTCGTTATTCCGTTGCGCTTACAGGAATTTATGCTGGGCAGCAAACAAAGTCTGTCCATGCCTGTTGATTTCGGTGCGTTTAAACATTTTCTGATGAATCAGAATAAATAA